A genomic stretch from Helianthus annuus cultivar XRQ/B chromosome 1, HanXRQr2.0-SUNRISE, whole genome shotgun sequence includes:
- the LOC110943671 gene encoding aluminum-activated malate transporter 14 → MSTIIHISNENDIANANANANANANENSSNYKKLSFVYSFASLMEKQCGQDTKKIIHSVKVGIALVLVSLLYLLDPLFEQVGENAMWAIMTVVVVFEFFAGALLSKGLLRGLGTILGGGLGCVAAVLADDLGKIGNAAVVGSSVFIFGAAATYCRLIPSIKSKYDYGFMIFILTFNLVAVSGLRADKVIELARERLSTIGMGFAVCIFTSLLIFPMWASDELHRLTSSKFDKIACSVEDYMKAYFNVVGEEESMPKIKVRDCKAVLHSKSSDESLANFARWEPWHGRFGFYYPWDKYLKLGELLRELASIILSLQECLGSPLQPSAQLKLAINEPCESVGLALGLTLRELGRSIMNMKRCQATVQIIPKLQLVKQELILLSTSPKLKGIANVESLAIANFLFLMMEIVDKVEVVAKEVEALGEVAGFQLSK, encoded by the exons ATGAGCACCATCATACACATTTCCAATGAAAATGATATTGCAAATGCAAATGCAAATGCAAATGCAAATGCAAATGAAAATTCTTCCAACTACAAGAAACTATCTTTTGTTTATAGTTTTGCATCTCTTATGGAAAAACAGTGTGGGCAAGATACGAAAAAGATCATTCATAGCGTCAAGGTGGGAATTGCTTTAGTTTTGGTTTCACTTCTCTATCTCCTCGATCCACTTTTCGAGCAAGTTGGCGAAAATGCCATGTGGGCTATCATGACTGTTGTGGTTGTCTTCGAGTTCTTCGCAG GTGCCTTGTTAAGCAAAGGGTTACTCCGCGGACTTGGAACTATACTTGGAGGTGGATTAGGGTGTGTAGCAGCAGTTTTAGCAGATGACTTAGGAAAGATTGGAAATGCTGCAGTGGTTGGTTCTTCAGTTTTTATTTTTG GTGCCGCAGCTACATACTGTCGATTGATTCCAAGCATAAAAAGTAAATATGATTATGGGTTCATGATATTCATTCTAACTTTTAATCTGGTAGCCGTATCTGGTTTACGTGCTGATAAAGTTATTGAGTTAGCCCGTGAGCGGCTCTCAACGATTGGCATGGGTTTTGCGGTATGCATATTCACTAGTTTACTCATTTTTCCAATGTGGGCTAGCGATGAACTTCATCGTTTGACATCCTCCAAGTTCGACAAAATAGCATGCAGCGTTGAAG ACTACATGAAAGCATACTTTAATGTGGTTGGTGAAGAAGAAAGCATGCCAAAAATTAAAgtaagggattgtaaggcagtactgCACTCCAAATCAAGTGATGAATCATTG GCAAATTTTGCAAGGTGGGAACCATGGCATGGAAGATTTGGATTCTATTATCCTTGGGATAAATATTTAAAATTAGGAGAACTCTTAAGGGAACTTGCTTCTATCATTCTGTCATTGCAGGAGTGCCTTGGATCACCATTACAG CCCTCGGCGCAGTTGAAACTTGCAATCAACGAGCCATGCGAAAGTGTGGGATTGGCACTTGGACTAACCTTACGAGAGCTCGGGAGAAGTATCATGAATATGAAAAGGTGTCAGGCGACGGTCCAGATTATACCAAAGTTGCAGTTGGTTAAACAAGAACTCATCTTACTTTCAACTTCACCGAAGCTTAAAGGGATTGCGAATGTCGAATCTCTGGCCATAGCAAACTTTTTGTTTCTAATGATGGAGATTGTTGACAAAGTGGAAGTAGTTGCAAAAGAAGTTGAAGCACTTGGAGAAGTTGCTGGTTTTCAATTATCCAAATAG